One part of the Archocentrus centrarchus isolate MPI-CPG fArcCen1 unplaced genomic scaffold, fArcCen1 scaffold_40_ctg1, whole genome shotgun sequence genome encodes these proteins:
- the ppox gene encoding protoporphyrinogen oxidase isoform X1, protein MRTVAVLGGGIGGLAASYYLCKNPQVTKVVVLESSSRFGGWLWSTRRSDGAVFEHGPRGIRPVGAVGSNTLNMVDAVGLGGEILPVTYSHVASKNRYLYVNGQLHRMPSGLSGLVRTVPPFSRPLLLSIAAEMLVNKSTVEDESVHSFVSRRLGKELADIAVDSLCRGVFAGDCRKLSVRSCFPFLYDAEQRRGSIVLGMLLGSGQTHAINPGPLATRSIKESWAQWSLKRGVESLPEAITEYLQQSGRVHLHKDAPVKQINPSASGWKVHLEDGVISADHIISALPAKALSSVLPSSCLPLIQQLQDICSATVAVVNLEYDGSILPVMGFGHLVPSSEDRALLGVVYDSVFFPQHNRPKGQTTRLTVMMGGAWFQEEFGLPEAATEQKLLSRATEAVNLHLGVSAVPSWSRVILHRDCIPQYYEGHFRRVEFMHGFVKNNNLSLSLIGSSYNGVSVNDVIFSGRTAVEELLGTVV, encoded by the exons ATGAGAACAGTTGCTGTCCTTGGAGGAGGGATCGGGGGTTTGGCTGCGTCCTACTACCTGTGCAAGAACCCCCAGGTTACCAAG GTCGTTGTTTTAGAGTCGAGCAGTCGTTTTGGAGGTTGGCTGTGGTCCACCAGGAGATCCGACGGGGCGGTGTTTGAACATGGACCCAGGGGGATTCGacctgtgggggcagtgggaTCCAACACACTCAATATG gtggatGCTGTGGGTCTTGGAGGGGAGATTCTGCCAGTCACCTACAGCCACGTTGCCTCCAAGAACCGATACCTGTATGTGAACGGGCAGCTCCACAGGATGCCTTCAGGACTCAG CGGACTTGTGCGGACCGTCCCGCCCTTCTCTCGGCCGCTCCTGCTGAGCATTGCTGCCGAGATGCTGGTGAATAAAAGCACGGTGGAAGATGAGTCGGTCCATTCATTTGTTTCTAGGAGGCTAGGAAAGGAG ttagcAGATATAGCTGTGGACAGTTTGTGTCGTGGTGTGTTTGCGGGGGACTGCAGGAAGTTGAGTGTGCGTTCTTGCTTCCCTTTCCTGTACGATGCGGAGCAGCGCAGAGGATCCATCGTGCTGGGAATGCTGCTGGGCTCAG GTCAGACTCATGCGATTAACCCTGGACCTCTGGCTACGAGATCTATCAAAGAGTCGTGGGCCCAGTGGTCCTTGAAGAGGGGGGTGGAATCGCTTCCAGAAGCCATCACTGAGTACCTACAACAGAGTGGGAGAGTGCACCTTCACAAAGACGCCCCCGTGAAACAGATTAACCCTTCAGCCTCTGGTTGGAAG gtCCATTTGGAGGATGGAGTCATATCAGCTGACCACATCATCTCTGCCCTGCCTGCTAAAG CCCTTTCCTCGGTCCTCCCCTCTTCCTGTCTACCTCTTATCCAGCAGCTGCAGGACATCTGCTCAGCAACAGTTGCTGTGGTAAATCTGGAGTATGACGGTTCCATCCTGCCTGTAATG GGTTTTGGTCACCTTGTTCCTTCGTCAGAGGATCGGGCTTTGCTCGGGGTGGTCTATGACTCTGTTTTCTTCCCTCAACACAACAGACCAAAGGGACAGACTACGAGACTGACG GTGATGATGGGTGGAGCGTGGTTTCAGGAGGAGTTTGGGCTCCCAGAAGCAGCAACAGAGCAGAAGCTCTTATCAAGAGCCACTGAGGCAGTTAACCTGCACCTAGGAGTCAGTGCAGTACCCAGCTGGAGTCGAGTGATCCTACACAGG GACTGCATACCTCAGTATTATGAAGGACACTTTCGCAGAGTCG AGTTCATGCATGGCTTTGTAAAGAACAACAATCTGTCCCTGTCTTTGATTGGCTCCTCCTACAATGGTGTGTCAGTGAATGATGTCATCTTCAGTGGACGGACGGCTGTGGAGGAGTTGTTGGGAACTGTAGTGTGA
- the rbm42 gene encoding RNA-binding protein 42: MALKSGEERLKEMEAEMALFEQEVLGGPVQVSGSPPVMEAVPVALAVSAVPVVRPIIGTNTYRQVQQTLEARAASFVGPPPQAFVGPVPPIRPPPPPMMRPAFVPHILQRPGGQRLQMMRGPPVAPPLPRPPPPPPMMLPPSLQGPMPQGSSQPIQPMAAPPQVGDMVSMVSAPAARQVAPPPVKPTPSIIQAAPTVYCAPPASVGLKRTEVHAQRQARMEELAARVAEQQAAVMAAGLLNKKESEDSSTVIGPSMPEPEPPHTEPVETTTEDKKKSKVEKVKKCIRTAAGITWEDHSLLEWEADDFRIFCGDLGNEVNDDILARAFSRYPSFLRAKVVRDKRTGKTKGYGFVSFKDPNDYVRAMREMNGKYVGSRPIKLRKSMWKDRNIEVVRKKQKEKKKLGLR; this comes from the exons ATGGCGCTGAAGTCCGGAGAGGAGCGTCTGAAAGAGATGGAGGCTGAGATGGCTCT GTTCGAGCAGGAAGTTCTTGGTGGTCCAGTACAAGTATCGGGAAGTCCACCTGTCATGGAGGCAGTCCCTGTAGCTCTGGCTGTCTCGGCGGTTCCAGTAGTGCGGCCCATTATAGGCACCAATACCTATAGACAG GTCCAGCAGACATTAGAAGCCAGAGCTGCTAGTTTTGTTGGACCCCCGCCACAAGCTTTTGTGGGACCAG TTCCTCCAAtacgtcctcctcctcctcccatgaTGAGACCAGCCTTTGTTCCACACATCCTGCAGAGACcag GTGGTCAGAGGTTGCAGATGATGCGTGGTCCTCCAGTAGCACCTCCTTTGCCCcgacctcctccacctccacccatGATGCTTCCTCCTTCCCTGCAGGGCCCAATGCCTCAGGGATCCTCTCAGCCTATCCAACCCATGGCTGCCCCACCTCAG GTTGGTGACATGGTTTCAATGGTGTCAGCCCCAGCTGCAAGACAAGTAGCCCCGCCTCCCGTTAAACCAACACCATCAATCATCCAGGCAGCACCAACTGTGTACTGTGCTCCTCCTGCCTCTGTTGGACTTAAAAGAACTGAAGTTCATGCTCAGAGACAGGCCCGAATG GAGGAACTGGCAGCGCGGGTGGCAGAGCAGCAGGCTGCAGTAATGGCAGCAGGTCTGCTCAACAAGAAAGAgagtgaagacagcagcaccGTGATTGGACCAAGCATGCCAGAGCCTGAACCCCCCCACACTGAG ccTGTGGAAACTACcactgaagacaaaaagaagTCAAAAGTAGAGAAGGTGAAGAAGTGTATCCGCACAGCAGCAGGGATTACCTGGGAGGACCACAGTCTGCTGGAGTGGGAAGCAG ATGACTTCCGTATATTCTGTGGTGATCTTGGTAATGAGGTCAATGATGACATACTGGCCAGAGCATTCAGCAGATACCCGTCTTTCCTCAGAGCGAAG GTGGTGAGAGACAAACGGACTGGGAAAACCAAAGGTTACGGCTTTGTGAGCTTCAAAGATCCGAATGACTACGTGAGAGCCATGAGAGAGATGAACG GGAAGTATGTGGGCAGTCGTCCCATCAAACTGAGGAAGAGCATGTGGAAGGACCGCAACATCGAAGTGGTTcgcaagaaacaaaaagaaaaaaagaaactgggcCTGagatag
- the ppox gene encoding protoporphyrinogen oxidase isoform X2, with the protein MRTVAVLGGGIGGLAASYYLCKNPQVTKVVVLESSSRFGGWLWSTRRSDGAVFEHGPRGIRPVGAVGSNTLNMVDAVGLGGEILPVTYSHVASKNRYLYVNGQLHRMPSGLSGLVRTVPPFSRPLLLSIAAEMLVNKSTVEDESVHSFVSRRLGKELADIAVDSLCRGVFAGDCRKLSVRSCFPFLYDAEQRRGSIVLGMLLGSGQTHAINPGPLATRSIKESWAQWSLKRGVESLPEAITEYLQQSGRVHLHKDAPVKQINPSASGWKVHLEDGVISADHIISALPAKALSSVLPSSCLPLIQQLQDICSATVAVVNLEYDGSILPVMGFGHLVPSSEDRALLGVVYDSVFFPQHNRPKGQTTRLTVMMGGAWFQEEFGLPEAATEQKLLSRATEAVNLHLGVSAVPSWSRVILHRQQSYPNLPHSLSECFSSVEEFWPTRRCRHPGGFSCFRSKRLL; encoded by the exons ATGAGAACAGTTGCTGTCCTTGGAGGAGGGATCGGGGGTTTGGCTGCGTCCTACTACCTGTGCAAGAACCCCCAGGTTACCAAG GTCGTTGTTTTAGAGTCGAGCAGTCGTTTTGGAGGTTGGCTGTGGTCCACCAGGAGATCCGACGGGGCGGTGTTTGAACATGGACCCAGGGGGATTCGacctgtgggggcagtgggaTCCAACACACTCAATATG gtggatGCTGTGGGTCTTGGAGGGGAGATTCTGCCAGTCACCTACAGCCACGTTGCCTCCAAGAACCGATACCTGTATGTGAACGGGCAGCTCCACAGGATGCCTTCAGGACTCAG CGGACTTGTGCGGACCGTCCCGCCCTTCTCTCGGCCGCTCCTGCTGAGCATTGCTGCCGAGATGCTGGTGAATAAAAGCACGGTGGAAGATGAGTCGGTCCATTCATTTGTTTCTAGGAGGCTAGGAAAGGAG ttagcAGATATAGCTGTGGACAGTTTGTGTCGTGGTGTGTTTGCGGGGGACTGCAGGAAGTTGAGTGTGCGTTCTTGCTTCCCTTTCCTGTACGATGCGGAGCAGCGCAGAGGATCCATCGTGCTGGGAATGCTGCTGGGCTCAG GTCAGACTCATGCGATTAACCCTGGACCTCTGGCTACGAGATCTATCAAAGAGTCGTGGGCCCAGTGGTCCTTGAAGAGGGGGGTGGAATCGCTTCCAGAAGCCATCACTGAGTACCTACAACAGAGTGGGAGAGTGCACCTTCACAAAGACGCCCCCGTGAAACAGATTAACCCTTCAGCCTCTGGTTGGAAG gtCCATTTGGAGGATGGAGTCATATCAGCTGACCACATCATCTCTGCCCTGCCTGCTAAAG CCCTTTCCTCGGTCCTCCCCTCTTCCTGTCTACCTCTTATCCAGCAGCTGCAGGACATCTGCTCAGCAACAGTTGCTGTGGTAAATCTGGAGTATGACGGTTCCATCCTGCCTGTAATG GGTTTTGGTCACCTTGTTCCTTCGTCAGAGGATCGGGCTTTGCTCGGGGTGGTCTATGACTCTGTTTTCTTCCCTCAACACAACAGACCAAAGGGACAGACTACGAGACTGACG GTGATGATGGGTGGAGCGTGGTTTCAGGAGGAGTTTGGGCTCCCAGAAGCAGCAACAGAGCAGAAGCTCTTATCAAGAGCCACTGAGGCAGTTAACCTGCACCTAGGAGTCAGTGCAGTACCCAGCTGGAGTCGAGTGATCCTACACAGG CaacaaagttatccaaacctacctcaCTCACTCAGTGAGTGTTTCTcatctgtggaggaattttggccgaCTCGTCGTTGCAGACACCCTGGAGGGTTTTCCTGTTTCAGGTCAAAGCGTTTGCTCTAA